One Candidatus Binatia bacterium genomic window, CCGTCGTCGTCATCGAGCACAACATGGACGTGGTCAAATGCGCCGACCACATCATCGACCTCGGGCCCGAAGGCGGCGACGCCGGCGGCGCGATCGTCGCCGTCGGGACGCCGGAGGAGATCGCGCACAGCGACAGATCTCATACGGGACGGTATCTCAAATCGTATTTGAAGCACGGCGCGGTATCTCCCTTCATACCGCGTCTGGAAAAAAGTTTGACCGTAGCGGGGCCAAACGGTTCCGCCAACGGCAATAACGCCATCAAAATCGTCGGCGCCAAAGAGCACAACTTAAAAAATATCAACCTGGACATTCCGCGCGACCGCTTCGTCGTGATCACGGGACTCAGCGGCTCGGGAAAATCGTCGCTCGCCTTCGACATCATTTACGCCGAGGGGCAGCGCCGCTACATCGACAGCCTCTCGGCCTACGCGAGACAGTTCCTCAACATCATGGACCGCCCCAACGTCGATCTGCTCTCGGGCATTCCGCCGACGGTGGCGATCGAGCAGCGCTTGAGCCAGGGCGGGAGGAATTCGACCGTCGCGACGGTCACGGAGATTTACCACTACCTCAGGCTGCTTTATTCGAAGGTAGGAAAACAACACTGCGTTCAATGCGCGCGCGAGATCAGATCGCTCACCAAAAGCCAGATCCTCGACCGCATTTCCCGCGTTCACCGCGGCAAGGAAGTCGCGGTGCTGAGCCCGATCGTCAGGGGACGGAAGGGATTTCACAAAGAGGTGATCACCGGCGCGCTCAAGCTCGGCTACCGGCGCGCGCGCATCGACGGACAGGTGGTGGATTTGCGCTCGCCGAAATTGGCCGCCGGCCTGGAGCGCTATCGCGAGCACGACATCGACGTTCTCGTCGGCCAGGCCAAAGCGGGCGGCCGCGAGGTCGAGGCGCTGGTCGAGCAAGGCCTCCGCCTCGGCAACGGCGTGGTGCACCTCGTCACGCGCTCCGGCGAGCACATCTACAACCAGCGGCTCTTCTGCCTCCACTGCGGCATCGGCTACGAAACGCTCGATCCGCGATTGTTTTCGTTCAACAGCCGGCACGGCGCCTGCGCCGAATGCGCCGGCGTCGGCTTCAGTCTGGAGTTCGATCCCGACCTGATGATAACCGATCCGCGGCGTTCGCTCGCGGAGATTTTATCTGCCTGGACGTCCGGCTCGTCGATGAGCGCGGGGGAGATCAAGCGCCGCGTGGATAATCTGCGGCGCGATTTGAAAAAGGCGCGGGTCGAGGTCGAAACGCCGTTCGCCCGCCTGGGCAAAAAGAATCGCCAGACGGTGGTTCACGGCGGCGGGAAATTCATCGGTCTACTACCCTATTTCAAGGGACTATGGGACGGCGCGGAAAACGGCCTGGCCGAGTGGTTGTCGCAGTTCATGTCCGAGTCTATGTGCGCTTCGTGTCACGGCAGGCGCCTCAGCCGCCGCGCCCAGGCGGTCAAGGTGAACGGCCAGGCGATCTGGCAGGTGAGCGCGCTTTCGGTGAAGGAAGCCCAGGGTTATTTCCACGGGCTCGATTTGAACCAGCATGACAACGGCGGCACGGCGCGCGACCGCGCGGTCACCGAAAAAGTTTTGCGCGAGATCCAGCAGCGGCTCGATTTTCTCGCCGAAGTCGGACTGCCCTATCTCACTCTCGACCGGCGCGCCGATACGCTCTCGGGCGGCGAGGCCCAGCGCATCCGCCTCGCGGCGCAGCTCGGCTCCAATCTCCGCGGCGTTTGCTACATCCTCGACGAGCCGACGATCGGCCTCCATCCGCGCGATAACGCCATGCTCCTCGGCACGCTGAAGAAACTGGAAAAGGCCGGCAACAGCGTGCTCGTCGTCGAGCATGACGAGGCGACGATCGAGTCCGCCGATATCATCGTGGACTTGGGTCCCGGCGCGGGAGTCCACGGCGGCAACGTCGTCGCGATCGGCACGCCGGAAGAAATTCGCCGCAACCCGGCGTCGCCGACCGGCAATTTTTTGAACGCGCCGAAGAAGCGCAACTGGCCCCTGCGGCTCTTCGCCGGGACGGCCTGGCTCACGATCCGCGGCGCCAAGGCCAACAACTTGAAGACCGTGGACGTGAAGCTGCCGCTCGGCTCGTGGAGCTGCGTCACCGGAATCTCCGGCTCGGGAAAAAGCACCTTGGTCAAGGAAGTTCTCTACAAAGGACTGAAGTTGAAGCTCGGCCAGTTCGCCGGCCGCCCCGGCGAGCACAAGGACATCGCGGGCTGGCAAGCGCTGGAGCGCGTGGTGGAAGTCGACCAGAGCCCGATCGGCAAGACGCCGCGGTCCATTCCGGCGTCCTACGTCGGCTTTCTCGACGAGATCCGGCGCATATTCGCGCTCACGCCGGAAGCGCGTCTTCGCGGCTACGCGCCGAATCGGTTTTCCTTCAACGTCTCCGGCGGCCGCTGCGAAGTTTGCGCGGGCCAGGGAAAGATCCGTAAGGAGATGAGCTTTCTGCCTGACGTGTTTCTCGACTGCGACGCCTGCGGCGGCCAGCGCTTCAACGAGGAGACGCTCAACATCCGCTACAACGGCAAGAACATCGGCGACGTACTGCGCATGACCGTGGAAGAGGGAGTGGAGTTTTTCCGCGCGCTGCCGAAAGTCATGGGGCCGGTGCGAATTTTGAACGACATTGGGATGGGCTACATCACGCTCGGGCAGGCGAGCAACACGCTGTCCGGCGGCGAGGCGCAGCGCATCAAGCTCGCCTACGAGCTGGGGAAAGAGTCGCGCGGAAAAACGCTCTACGTTTTAGACGAGCCGACGACGGGACTGCATTTTTCCGACGTGGAGAAGTTGATTCAGATATTGCACCGGCTGGTCGACATGGGCAACACGGTGGTGACGATCGAGCACAATCTTGAAATCATCAAAGAAGCGGATTACCTGATCGATCTCGGCCCGGAAGGCGGCGAGAAGGGCGGCCATGTCGTCGCCTGCGGCCCGCCGCTGGAGATGATCAAAGACGGCAAGCGCTCCCACACCGCCCGCTATTTGCGGGATTATTTGAAGGGGAATTCGGCCAAGAAAGAAAGACCGGTAGAAGCAGAGACCGTTTGAGGCGTGATTTTTTCTCTTGGAGTGACAACTCTGCTGAGATGGATTATATTAATCGGTGCCGGAGGTAAATTCCCTTGGCCAAACCAGAAAAGAAACTAGCCGAAAGTCTTCTCACCACGATCCGATCTCTGCCAAAACGCGAGAGGGAGCTTGTGCTGCTCGGTCTCGTCAAGGATAGGAAAGTCCGGCACGATCTGATCGATCTCGCTACGATCGAGGAAAGGAGAAACGAGCCGTCCCGTCCTTTCCGGGAGTATCTAAAAAAACGGGGCGATTAGGTGGCCTACACAGTCGAGATCAAACGATCAGCCGAGAAGGAAATGGACCGCCTTCCCGCCAAGATTCACAAAAACATTAGCAACAGAATTCTGTCTCTCGAAAACAACCCTCGGCCGCCGGGCACTCTAAAACTCGAAGGAGGCGACGGTTACCGCCTACGCGTCGGAGACTATCGAGTTCTCTACACGATCGACGATCAAGCGAAGCGGGTTTTTATCTACAGCGTTGCCCATCGAAGAGAAGCATACCGATAAGGCCCAAAGTCGAACGAATGAGCCGTCCAGAAGCCGATGAGTCGCCCTACCGATCGCCAAGGCGCGATCACGACCGGCGATTCTTCTATAAGTACGTTTCCTCCCATGTGGCAAAGATAGTCTTGGCAACTAGAAAGCTGCGTTGGAGTTCGCCTCTCTTGTTTAATGATCCCTTTGACGTGACCCAAGAGCTGCGCCTGAACTTCAACGAAGCAGAACTACATGCAGCGGTTGCAGAAGAGTGGGCAACCCTGCTGGAAACGGATGATCCCTCTTACGAGCCGTCTCGCCCTTGGCAGAAAGCAATAGCAGCTATGACGACCGCCCTCCGGGACAAACGTGATCTGCGACTTCGTATGGCAGCGCGTATGCGGCGCGATCCGGGTCCGATGACGGCAGGTCAATTCGAAGCTTTTGCCGCACTCAAGCAAGTTTGGCGTGAGATCGTGCCTAAGTTGCGAGTGCTGTGTCTTTCCGAACTGCATGACGTTACCTCAATGTGGTTCCACTATGCGGATAAGTACAGAGGCGCGGTCCTTCAGTTTGAGGCCGTCGATCAACTGGATAGTGTTTTTCTCGTTGCACGACCAGTCATCTACCAAGATACTCCTCCAGCCATCGCGACTAAGAAGGCTTGGGCCCGATGCCTGTTGGAAATAGGTCCGCAGAATTATTTTGACCTGATAAGAGAATACCAGTATGTCAAAACTATGGACTGGGCGTACGAACGAGAGTGGCGGCTCGCTAGTTTGGCGCGTGGTGGGGGAGACGGAGCTGTTCGCGGACTATGGCTTCTACCCCAGAGAGCTTGCCGGAGTTTACCTCGGCACTCAATGCTCGAAGGACGACGAGAAGGAAATTCTCGCTCTTCTCAGCCACGGGTTTGAACACGTTTCTGCCTATAGGGCTTTGATCGATGGACCTGAGGTGAAATTCATATTTCAACGTGTTCGGTAAGTCGATGGATCATCGAGCTCTCGAAATTTACATGCGGAATTTATCAGGGGCCAGAGAGCTATTTAGGGGCGGGCTCGACCGATCAACGCTTGCTCTTCTTCCAAGATCAGAAGCGCGCTTAGGGTCAAATCTTGAATTCTGATATTCATTCACCGCAGCTTGCCGGTCGACGGCCCCGTCCAGAACGACCGCGTTGATGAATTCGCCAGCATCCGCTCTTACTGCAGGCGTTACGTACTTGCACAACTTCGCAACTTCGCAACATGAACTGGGCCGCGCGCACGGTTTCAGAATTTTCCGGAACATGATAAACGAGGCGCGGGAAAGAAAAGAGCTACCGGCAATCGCGTCCTCGCGCGCTCTCTCAGCCGGAGTTTATCGCGCATCAGCCACACGTTGGGCGCGCTGCGCCTTGCGGAAATTGTGCGCTACGACAGCGATTCCAAACTGCGAGCGCGATACCGCCTGAAGCATCCGCGAAAAATGCGGCAGGTTCTGCGCGCCCTTTCCGCCTATGTCGAGTCGGCCTCATCGTCGAAGTGATGTTGCGTAGTTGCGCAATTGCGCAACTACGCAATAAAGAGCGAATCGAAGTCAGAGCCCCTGTTTATCTCTTCGCCACGCGCAAAGATTCTCTCGCCCAGGCGGCAAGCCGGTCGCGATCCTCGATGACGTCGACCGGGACCTCGTAGTAATTCTTTAGGGTTTGTTTTTCGTTGGGACGGTAAGGTTTCATACCGGCGTTCAGATAGGGACCGGCCGACTTGGGGTCGGTCTTGAAATAAAGCCTTCCTTTGAAGACGATGCCAAAAAAACTTTCCTCCTGATAAAGTCCGTGACCGCCGAACATAGAGCGGCATTCGAGATCCGGCAACTCCTGCAATTGATCGAGAACGAAATCTTTGAAGGAAGCATCCGCCGTGCCGGCCATCTGAGGATCAGATCAGCTCGGCATCATCTTCGGCAACGCTTTTTTCCACGCATCGAGCTTCTCAACACGTCCATACCAGGCGCGAACGCTTTCATACTTCTCCAGCGGCAAGCGTGCCGGCCGTGCGTAGATCAACGGGGCGGCGACTGATAAGTCGGCCAAGGTCAACCCGGCGCCGACGAGGTATTGTCGATCCTTCAAATGGCCGTCGAGCACGGCCGCCGAAATATGAAACAGATCCTCGCCTTCTTTGATCTTCGCCGGATCGGGTCCGCCCAGGTTCAAAAACTTTTTAATCATATTCTCCCAGACCAAGGTTCCCGTCGCTTTGCTCCACTGCGACGCCTGCCAGAATTGCCAGCGGCAGATATCGGCGCGGGTTCTGTCGTCCCCCGGCCAAAGCGAGTTGTTCGATTTCTTCGACGCCAGGTACTGCATGATCGCGTTCGACTCCCAAAGGATGAAATCGCCGTCCACCAGCGCGGGAACTTTGCCGTTGGGATTGATTTTGAGAAAAGCGGGATCTTTTTGCGCGCCTTTCAGCAAATCGACGAGTTGAAGATCGAGCTGGATGCCGAGATGGTTCGCCGTAGCGAGAACGTCCGTGCAGTTGGGCGAGTTCGGATGATAGTAAAGCTTCATAAAGCCTCCCGCAGCAAATTATGGCTTAACTTTTACGGCAGCGCCTGAAAAAAATTACCACTTCATCAGGGAAAGGCCGGGAAATTTCAGGTGTCCGCGTTCTACGGCGATCAGAATACTGGAATCGATCAGCGTTCCCACGGTGAATCCGGCACGGCAGGTTGCCGCCGGGCGCCCTCTTCCACCGCGTCCCAGAATCCAGCATCGGGTTTCGGCAGGGAGCGAAGCAAAGCGAACAAGTCCGCTCCGGTAAACCGGGACGGTTTCACAGGAGACATTTCACAGATAGGCTCACCGCTTCGCTCAATGACGAATGCCTCGCCGCCGTCGCGGATCCGATCCAGCAAGTTGGCAAAGGTGCGAGCCGCTTGAGTTGCTGAGATTGTGCTGGTTCCCTTGGGAGCGAGGCTAGACCGAGCTTGTCGCCTGCTCTTGCCCCGACCTTTTTGGGAGGGCGGTCTCTTCGCTTTGACAGGTTTCATAGGAATCTGATTATCCGACTTTTATGTCCACAGTCAAGGTCGAGCTGTCCTTTCACACCTTGGACAAACTACTTCGATCGACCTCCACCGTGTCTCCGACGCGGATGACGCCGTCTGTCAGAATCTCCGCGTTGAGGCCGCCGCGATGGACCAGGCCGCGCATCACGCCCTCGCGCGTGAGCTTTTGAAGATGAGCGCAGGGCTCGCAGAGATGCGCGCCGCGGAGCTTGACCTCGCCAATTTTAAACTCGCGGCCGACGAGATGGTTCAGAGGCACACCGCGCGTGACGATGTTCCGCCGGCTCTCTCCCGGTTTCAAGTCGATCCCGTAGTCTCGCTTGAGCGCTTCGAGCGCCTCGATCTCAATCAAAGTCACTTTGGCGCTCGACGCGCCCGGCTTGGAGTAAGTTCCGGTCCCGGTAAAGTATCGATCCCCTTCGAGACCTCTGCCGGCCACGGCGCGGACTCCGTCGACTTCTTTCGTCGGCGCCGCCGCGCTCGGCGCGATGTGAATAGAAACAATGACGGCTTCCGTCATGGCTTCTTTCCGGCTATCAGCGCGGAAATTTCCGGAGTCTGCATCCCATCTTTGAGCGCCGTGATGGTTCCGTGATCGCGGATTTCCTGGGCCAATCTCCTGGTTGCGCCGATGGCCGCTTTCAGAAAAGCCGAGCCGTAGCTCACACGCGCCACGCCGAGGTCCTGCAGCTCGCTCACGCCCGGCGTCTTGAGCCCGGCCAGAACGCTGACAGGCGCCTTTACTTCTTTGGCGAGCCGGCAGATCACGTCGCGCGCCACCGCGTTCATGAAGAAGATGCAATCCCCGCCCGCCTCGGCGTAAGCGTTGCCGCGGCGGATCGCCTCGTCCAGAGCTTTTTTTGGATCTTCGGTCATGACCATCAGCGCGTCCACTCGCGCGTTGAGAAAGAATTCGCTGCCGAGCTCGCGCTTGGCCTTCATCACGGCTGCGATCTTGCGCAACTGATCGTTCAGTTCCACCAGACCGCGGCCGACGCCGCTCTGCTTGCCGCCCGCGCCGTCTTCCAAATTCATTCCCGCCGTGCCCACGGCGACGAGCCCGCGCACGGTGTCGCCGATCTCATTTTCATCGCCGTAGCCGCGCTCGGCGTCGGCATTCACCGGCACGGAAACCGCGCCGGCGATTTTTCCCGTCACCTCGACGGCTTGAGCGCGGCTCATGACTTCGCCGTCGGGATAGCCCAGCGCCGCCGCGATCCCGCCGCTGGTGCACTGGATGGCCTTGAATCCCATCTGCTCGAACAAGCGCGCGCTGAGAACGTCGTACGCCCCGGGCATGACGAGAATCTCCGGCGCGCGGACCAGCTCCTTGAGCCTTCGACTCTTGGCATTGGCCGCGTTTATCGTTGCCGGAGATATCGGCTCCATGAAGACCTCTCGCTGATCAGGAGTTTTAATCCTTAGTCCGAGAGCGAATCGGAAGCAAGCGAGCGGCTTTACAACCAAGCGTAGTAGGTGATGACGCCGAGAACAATGACGCTCCACCAGAGCGCCAGCTCTGTGCGCATCCACAGCTTGTAGTTTTGAAAACACAACGACTGTGGCAGCCAGTCGGTGCCGGCTCGAATCAGAATGTAGAATCCTAGAAGCTGCGCGGCGCTTCCCAGAATGGCATGGAGAGTGGGCAACAAGTAGTAGGACTGCCCCAGTCGCCGCGGCAGCTCGGGAAAGATATCGCGCGCGAACGGCGGCAGCATGATCAGGGCGATTAAAACAAGATTGAGCAGCACGACGCTGCCCTGGCAGACGGCGTGGGCCCGATAGAATCCGCGGCGCGCGAGAACCATGCCCAGCACCAGGGCAAAACCCATCAAGAGCTGGACGACAAGATTGACGTCCGATCCGAGCGTTGCCCCGGTCCCCAGGAATCCCGCGGTGTCCACGGAGGATTTACTTTTTTTCCACGATGTCGGGCTTGAGGCTGGAAGCGAGCGCGAGGAATTCTTTTTTCTCCTTCTCCGGAACTTTGAATTTATCGAGCGAGGCAATCAGATGTTTGACGGTCAAATCCCAGTCGCTCTCGGTGATGCCGAGCCCGGCGTGCACGGTCTTCATCGGGCGTCCGATGTAGAGGCAAGGACCGCCGGTGGCTTGGCAGAGCTGATCCACCACGAGCTGGCGCAGTCTTTTTTGCGAATCGGCGCTCATGCCGACGAGGAAACGATTGAGTTGCTTGTCGGCGGCGAGGCGTCCGATAAAATCGTCCGAGACCGCCGCGATCGCGTCGTATCCGCCGAGCCGCTTGTACAGGCTGGGCGCGGCTTGGCCGCCCGGCGCCTGAGCCGACGCGCTCCAGGCGCAGCCGGTGAGCGACAACACCACCAACGCCACGACATTGACAAAGAAACGTGTTTTCATTGCTTCAGCCTCCAAATAAAATTTGTTCGAGTATCTTAGACCGATCGCTGTTTGTCAATCGTAAATTCCCCGGGACCGGAAGCTCCGGTCCCGGGGAATCCATGGCTCTCATAAGCCGGCAAATTTTTCCGGGAACTGCTTGACGATCGCTTCGCTCAGCGGATCGCCGATCATGTGCATGTGGCCGTACGCCTCGCGCAAGGCCGTGTTGGCTTTGACGGGATCTTTCGCCGCCTGGGCATCCACGACCGCCTTCAATGTCAGCACGTGGGATTTGACCAGCTCGGCGACGGTTGCCTTCGGCAGGTTTGGGTTGGCCGAGTTGAGAAACGCGCCGAAGTCCTCGGTGTAGCCGACGAGATCGTTCACCGCTTTTTGTTGCTTGGCTTTGTCGCCCGAGGCCACGCCCATGGTGTAGTCCACGAAGAAGCCGATGTGCTTGCGCCACAAAGGCAGAAACGCCCGCTCCGCGTCTCCGCCGTATACGGAGCCGATCGCCTTAGAGATGGCGACTGAATTCGCGTCGAGTGCGCCGGCGGCGGCTTTGAACTCC contains:
- a CDS encoding type II toxin-antitoxin system RelE/ParE family toxin; its protein translation is MAYTVEIKRSAEKEMDRLPAKIHKNISNRILSLENNPRPPGTLKLEGGDGYRLRVGDYRVLYTIDDQAKRVFIYSVAHRREAYR
- a CDS encoding DUF2971 domain-containing protein → MFNDPFDVTQELRLNFNEAELHAAVAEEWATLLETDDPSYEPSRPWQKAIAAMTTALRDKRDLRLRMAARMRRDPGPMTAGQFEAFAALKQVWREIVPKLRVLCLSELHDVTSMWFHYADKYRGAVLQFEAVDQLDSVFLVARPVIYQDTPPAIATKKAWARCLLEIGPQNYFDLIREYQYVKTMDWAYEREWRLASLARGGGDGAVRGLWLLPQRACRSLPRHSMLEGRREGNSRSSQPRV
- a CDS encoding TfoX/Sxy family protein; translation: MAGTADASFKDFVLDQLQELPDLECRSMFGGHGLYQEESFFGIVFKGRLYFKTDPKSAGPYLNAGMKPYRPNEKQTLKNYYEVPVDVIEDRDRLAAWARESLRVAKR
- a CDS encoding MOSC domain-containing protein encodes the protein MTEAVIVSIHIAPSAAAPTKEVDGVRAVAGRGLEGDRYFTGTGTYSKPGASSAKVTLIEIEALEALKRDYGIDLKPGESRRNIVTRGVPLNHLVGREFKIGEVKLRGAHLCEPCAHLQKLTREGVMRGLVHRGGLNAEILTDGVIRVGDTVEVDRSSLSKV
- a CDS encoding glutathione S-transferase family protein, whose translation is MKLYYHPNSPNCTDVLATANHLGIQLDLQLVDLLKGAQKDPAFLKINPNGKVPALVDGDFILWESNAIMQYLASKKSNNSLWPGDDRTRADICRWQFWQASQWSKATGTLVWENMIKKFLNLGGPDPAKIKEGEDLFHISAAVLDGHLKDRQYLVGAGLTLADLSVAAPLIYARPARLPLEKYESVRAWYGRVEKLDAWKKALPKMMPS
- a CDS encoding isocitrate lyase/phosphoenolpyruvate mutase family protein, encoding MEPISPATINAANAKSRRLKELVRAPEILVMPGAYDVLSARLFEQMGFKAIQCTSGGIAAALGYPDGEVMSRAQAVEVTGKIAGAVSVPVNADAERGYGDENEIGDTVRGLVAVGTAGMNLEDGAGGKQSGVGRGLVELNDQLRKIAAVMKAKRELGSEFFLNARVDALMVMTEDPKKALDEAIRRGNAYAEAGGDCIFFMNAVARDVICRLAKEVKAPVSVLAGLKTPGVSELQDLGVARVSYGSAFLKAAIGATRRLAQEIRDHGTITALKDGMQTPEISALIAGKKP
- the uvrA gene encoding excinuclease ABC subunit UvrA, which gives rise to MSQDWIHIRGARQNNLKNFDLDIPLNALTVVTGVSGSGKSTLAFDILYAEGQRRYVESFSAYARQFLDRMDKPEVESIEGIPPTIAIDQRRRVKTSRSTVGTMTELHDHLKLLFAKVSLLYCKGCGRVVERDTAQTIFKKLSGAPEGSTVVLTFPLAISPSFPWSETKLGLQGAGFHRLLRDDAVCDLEDIQEPPAGTDKIEVVVDRLIHRPEAKKRITGSLEQALQYGKGRLNLYYPDDGWRREPFSSHFHCPHCDFTYHDPTPNLFSFNSPLGACETCRGFGRVIDIDLDLVIPDPTKSLGDGAIKPWKTKARRTQRLMEFCESKKIPTKKPYAELSDRQKDLIVNGDGRFKGIRGWFQRLERKSYRMHVRVFLSRYRAYLLCPDCQGSRLKPDALNFRVDGKTVAEINAMSVGDAHRFFQDLRLGAESDAVARLILDEIRRRLGYLMGVGLEYLTLDRQSRTLSGGELERVDLTTAIGSSLVNTLYVLDEPSIGLHPRDSHRLVEILHDLRANQNTVVVVEHDPEIIKESDYVIDLGPKAGEHGGEIVFAGPYGDLLNDQKSLTAAYLSQRKSIPFPSRRRKTIPQRTIRILGANANNLQNIDVDIPLGLFVCITGVSGSGKSSLVDEVIHRNLRKLKDSPGATITHCARVEGADKISDVVLVDQSPVGTTPRSNPATYMKVFDGIRKLFAAADLSRLRGYTPSTFSFNVEGGRCETCRGEGYEKVEMQFLSDVYTSCPECQGSRFRQDILEVTYRRRTIRDVLDMTVAEAMEFFKDSTEVEYGLRPLRAVGLDYVRLGQPLTTLSGGESQRLKLAAHMAKARKSGTLFIFDEPTTGLHFHDIERLLWAFNELIDQGHSVVVIEHNMDVVKCADHIIDLGPEGGDAGGAIVAVGTPEEIAHSDRSHTGRYLKSYLKHGAVSPFIPRLEKSLTVAGPNGSANGNNAIKIVGAKEHNLKNINLDIPRDRFVVITGLSGSGKSSLAFDIIYAEGQRRYIDSLSAYARQFLNIMDRPNVDLLSGIPPTVAIEQRLSQGGRNSTVATVTEIYHYLRLLYSKVGKQHCVQCAREIRSLTKSQILDRISRVHRGKEVAVLSPIVRGRKGFHKEVITGALKLGYRRARIDGQVVDLRSPKLAAGLERYREHDIDVLVGQAKAGGREVEALVEQGLRLGNGVVHLVTRSGEHIYNQRLFCLHCGIGYETLDPRLFSFNSRHGACAECAGVGFSLEFDPDLMITDPRRSLAEILSAWTSGSSMSAGEIKRRVDNLRRDLKKARVEVETPFARLGKKNRQTVVHGGGKFIGLLPYFKGLWDGAENGLAEWLSQFMSESMCASCHGRRLSRRAQAVKVNGQAIWQVSALSVKEAQGYFHGLDLNQHDNGGTARDRAVTEKVLREIQQRLDFLAEVGLPYLTLDRRADTLSGGEAQRIRLAAQLGSNLRGVCYILDEPTIGLHPRDNAMLLGTLKKLEKAGNSVLVVEHDEATIESADIIVDLGPGAGVHGGNVVAIGTPEEIRRNPASPTGNFLNAPKKRNWPLRLFAGTAWLTIRGAKANNLKTVDVKLPLGSWSCVTGISGSGKSTLVKEVLYKGLKLKLGQFAGRPGEHKDIAGWQALERVVEVDQSPIGKTPRSIPASYVGFLDEIRRIFALTPEARLRGYAPNRFSFNVSGGRCEVCAGQGKIRKEMSFLPDVFLDCDACGGQRFNEETLNIRYNGKNIGDVLRMTVEEGVEFFRALPKVMGPVRILNDIGMGYITLGQASNTLSGGEAQRIKLAYELGKESRGKTLYVLDEPTTGLHFSDVEKLIQILHRLVDMGNTVVTIEHNLEIIKEADYLIDLGPEGGEKGGHVVACGPPLEMIKDGKRSHTARYLRDYLKGNSAKKERPVEAETV
- a CDS encoding DUF420 domain-containing protein, producing MDTAGFLGTGATLGSDVNLVVQLLMGFALVLGMVLARRGFYRAHAVCQGSVVLLNLVLIALIMLPPFARDIFPELPRRLGQSYYLLPTLHAILGSAAQLLGFYILIRAGTDWLPQSLCFQNYKLWMRTELALWWSVIVLGVITYYAWL
- a CDS encoding group 1 truncated hemoglobin gives rise to the protein MKTRFFVNVVALVVLSLTGCAWSASAQAPGGQAAPSLYKRLGGYDAIAAVSDDFIGRLAADKQLNRFLVGMSADSQKRLRQLVVDQLCQATGGPCLYIGRPMKTVHAGLGITESDWDLTVKHLIASLDKFKVPEKEKKEFLALASSLKPDIVEKK